In Paludibaculum fermentans, the genomic stretch CTACGACGAACTCCGCACAAAGTTCGGCGCGCCCGGGGAGTTCGCCGAGGCCTACGTCATCTCCCACGAGATCGGTCACCACATCCAGAATCTCCTCGGCATTGAAGCGCAGGTGCGCTCCGCCCAGCGCCGCAACCCATCCCAACGCAATGCCCTCTCCGTGAAGATGGAACTGCAGGCCGATTGCTTCGCGGGCATCTGGGGACACAGCACCAATGAACGCGGCATCCTGGAGAAAGGCGACGTCGAATCCGGCCTCGGCGCGGCTGCTGCCGTCGGGGACGACCGTCTGCAGAAGGCGGCCACCGGTCACGTTTCACCGGAGTCCTTCACCCACGGTAGCTCCGCCCAGCGCATGGAATGGTTCCAGCGGGGATACAATTCAGGGAAGCTCTCGGCGTGCAATACCTTCGCCCAGGACTGATCAGGCCCAGCTATGAAATACCAAACTCCTCTCCTCACCCTAGCTATTGCAGCGCTAGCCGCCACCGCCGGCTGGATGGCGCGCGGCATTCCGGCATCCGCGGCCGAAACCCACGTCTATGAATTGCGGACCTATCACTGTGAGCCGGGCAAGCTGCCCAACCTGCTCACCCGGTTCCGTGACCACACCACGAAAATCTTTGAGAAACACGGCATGAAGAACATCGGCTACTGGGTGCCCTCCGATGGCCCGGAGCATGAGAACACGCTCATTTACATCCTGGAACACAAGAGCCGCGACGCGGCCAAGGCCTCCTGGGATGCCTTCCGGAACGATCCCGAGTGGAAGAAGGTTCGCGACGCTTCCGAGGTCGGCGGCAAGATCGTCACCAAAGTCGACTCGGTCTTCATGGACCCGACTGACTATTCCAAGCTGCGCTAGCCCCAAAACAACAACGGCTCCGGCCGCCCCATCGCGGGCGGCCGGAGCCATTCTCTTTAGAGAGCCCTTCGCTATTCCTTCTGCATAAACTTCTGGGCCATCCCCAGCACGTCATCCAGCGCCGACCCGTCCTTGTCCCGGTCCAGCATCGACGTCACCGTATCCAGCAGTCCGCCGCCTTGGCCGCCCTGCTGTCCGCCCAGGAACGAGCTCAGCAGCGGCGCCAGTTGTTGCAGCAGTCCGCTATCCAGCCCCGTACTCGCCGCGGCTTGCGCGGCTGCTTCTTCGTGGGCCGCGCCGCCCTGCAGCGCGGGTAGCAGCGCACCCACTGCCGAACTCACCTGACTCTCGTCCAGGCCGAATTGGCCGGCCAGTTGCCGGACGACGTCCCCGCCGCCGCCTTGCAGCATGTTCTCCAGAAGATCCATGATGTGAAAATCACTCCTTTCACCAGAGGACCCATCATCACATGAGACGCCGGAATTTTCTATCCCTGCCCGCCATGGCGCTGGCCCCCTCAAAAGATCTGCTGGACGCCATCCGCCGCGACATGCTGGGTGTGGACGCCGATATCTCCCTCTATGCCAAGAATCTCGACACCGGCCAATCTTTCGGCCTGCGTGAGAATGCCCGCGTCCGCACCGCCAGCACCATCAAACTACCCATCATGGCGGCCGTCTTCCATAAGGTTGCCAGGCGCCAACTCCGCTGGGACCGTACCCTGCTGCTGCGTGAGTCGGACAAAGTCTCGGGCTCCGGCGTACTCCACGAATTCTCCGCCGGCTTGCACCTGCCGCTGCGCGACGTCGTGAACGTCATGATCGTGGTCAGCGACAACACGGCCACCAACCTTATTCTCGATCTCATCACCGCGGACGCGGTGAACGCTTTCCTCGACACCATGGGTCTCAAGCAGACGCGCAGCATGCGCAAGGTGCGTGGCGACGGCAATCAACTCAAGGCGCCCTCCGGTTGGAGCAAGGCCGGCCTGCTGGAAGAGAACAAGCGTTTCGGCATCGGGTCGTCCACACCGTTTGAAATGGTCAGCCTGCTGGAACGGCTGGAGAAAGGCGAGGTCGTGAATGCCGCCTCCAGCCGGGCCATGCTCGACATCCTGAAGCGCCAGCAGTTCAAGGACGGCATCGGCCGCCGCATGGGCGCCATGCCGGTCGCCAGCAAGTCCGGTGCCCTGGACGCTTTGCGTTCCGATGTCGGCATCGTCTATACACCCAAGGGCCGCGTCGCCCTCGCCATCACCGTCGACGGGCTCAAACAGATCGACGAGAGCCAGGACAACCCCGGCCTGCTGCTCATTTCGCGCGCCGCGCAAACCCTTTGCCGGGGACTGACAGGCATGCTATAACTGTCCGCTATGAAGCTCTTCCGTCTGATCCCA encodes the following:
- a CDS encoding DUF937 domain-containing protein — its product is MDLLENMLQGGGGDVVRQLAGQFGLDESQVSSAVGALLPALQGGAAHEEAAAQAAASTGLDSGLLQQLAPLLSSFLGGQQGGQGGGLLDTVTSMLDRDKDGSALDDVLGMAQKFMQKE
- a CDS encoding serine hydrolase gives rise to the protein MRRRNFLSLPAMALAPSKDLLDAIRRDMLGVDADISLYAKNLDTGQSFGLRENARVRTASTIKLPIMAAVFHKVARRQLRWDRTLLLRESDKVSGSGVLHEFSAGLHLPLRDVVNVMIVVSDNTATNLILDLITADAVNAFLDTMGLKQTRSMRKVRGDGNQLKAPSGWSKAGLLEENKRFGIGSSTPFEMVSLLERLEKGEVVNAASSRAMLDILKRQQFKDGIGRRMGAMPVASKSGALDALRSDVGIVYTPKGRVALAITVDGLKQIDESQDNPGLLLISRAAQTLCRGLTGML
- a CDS encoding NIPSNAP family protein translates to MKYQTPLLTLAIAALAATAGWMARGIPASAAETHVYELRTYHCEPGKLPNLLTRFRDHTTKIFEKHGMKNIGYWVPSDGPEHENTLIYILEHKSRDAAKASWDAFRNDPEWKKVRDASEVGGKIVTKVDSVFMDPTDYSKLR